In one window of Nocardioides panacisoli DNA:
- a CDS encoding Lrp/AsnC family transcriptional regulator: protein MTVQAYILIQTDVGKAADVASEIATVEGVTLAEDVTGPYDVIVRAEAKNVDELGTLVVSKVQNLPGITRTLTCPVVHI from the coding sequence ATGACGGTGCAGGCCTACATCCTGATCCAGACCGACGTGGGCAAGGCCGCCGATGTGGCCTCCGAGATCGCCACCGTCGAGGGCGTCACCCTCGCCGAGGACGTCACCGGTCCCTACGACGTCATCGTCCGCGCCGAGGCCAAGAACGTCGATGAGCTGGGCACGCTGGTGGTGTCGAAGGTGCAGAACCTGCCCGGCATCACGCGCACCCTCACCTGCCCCGTGGTCCACATCTGA
- a CDS encoding thiamine-phosphate kinase has translation MSDSAAIGPDTTLADLGEFGVIGRLEDLVASLAPGENVLVGPGDDAAVLRVRTGHVVVSTDLMVEGRHFRRDWVDAVDVGHRAAAQNLSDINAMGGRATWLTVGLALPSNLPAQWVLGFVRGFAEECAAVGAGVVGGDLSEADQITVAVTVLGACTVSPVLRSGASVGDVVAMCGRQGWAAGGLAVLGRGFRSPRKLVDAYRRPEPPYDAGLVAAEAGATAMIDVSDGLLADAAHLARASGVGINLRSEAFEVAEPLHAVAAATGSDPLQYVLGGGDDHALLATFPAGTDLPDGWHQVGVVNPPDDGLPVVTVDGATNDGPVGWSHF, from the coding sequence GTGTCCGACTCCGCAGCCATCGGCCCCGACACCACGCTGGCCGACCTCGGCGAGTTCGGCGTCATCGGGCGGCTCGAGGATCTCGTCGCGTCGCTGGCGCCGGGCGAGAACGTGCTGGTCGGCCCCGGTGACGACGCCGCGGTGCTGCGCGTGCGCACCGGGCACGTCGTGGTCTCGACCGACCTGATGGTCGAGGGGCGCCACTTCCGCCGGGACTGGGTCGACGCCGTCGACGTCGGACACCGCGCGGCGGCACAGAACCTCTCCGACATCAACGCGATGGGTGGCCGCGCCACCTGGCTCACCGTCGGACTGGCGTTGCCCAGCAACCTCCCGGCCCAGTGGGTCCTGGGCTTCGTCCGCGGGTTCGCCGAGGAGTGTGCCGCCGTGGGTGCCGGCGTGGTCGGCGGCGACCTGAGCGAGGCCGACCAGATCACCGTGGCCGTCACGGTGCTCGGTGCGTGCACCGTCTCACCGGTGCTGCGGTCGGGTGCCTCGGTCGGCGATGTCGTGGCGATGTGCGGTCGGCAGGGCTGGGCCGCGGGCGGACTCGCGGTGCTCGGTCGGGGCTTCCGGTCCCCGCGCAAGCTCGTCGATGCCTACCGGCGCCCGGAGCCCCCGTACGACGCCGGTCTGGTCGCCGCCGAGGCCGGCGCGACCGCCATGATCGACGTGTCCGACGGTCTGCTCGCCGACGCCGCGCACCTCGCACGTGCGTCCGGCGTCGGCATCAACCTGCGCAGCGAGGCCTTCGAGGTCGCCGAGCCGCTGCACGCGGTGGCCGCCGCCACGGGATCCGACCCGCTGCAGTACGTCCTGGGCGGGGGAGACGACCACGCGCTCCTCGCCACCTTCCCCGCCGGCACCGACCTGCCCGACGGGTGGCACCAGGTGGGCGTGGTCAACCCGCCCGACGACGGCCTGCCCGTCGTCACCGTCGACGGCGCCACCAACGACGGCCCGGTCGGCTGGTCCCACTTCTGA
- the rpmB gene encoding 50S ribosomal protein L28: MAAVCDICAKKPGFGNNRPWSRKITKRRFNPNIQRVRAKVDGTPKRINVCTGCLKAGKVTR, translated from the coding sequence GTGGCTGCCGTCTGCGACATCTGCGCGAAGAAGCCGGGCTTCGGCAACAACCGTCCCTGGTCGCGCAAGATCACCAAGCGTCGCTTCAACCCCAACATCCAGCGCGTGCGCGCCAAGGTCGACGGCACGCCCAAGCGGATCAACGTCTGCACCGGCTGCCTCAAGGCCGGCAAGGTGACTCGCTGA
- a CDS encoding DAK2 domain-containing protein, protein MAGIELDTVRRFVDVAVDALAAAREEIDALNVYPVPDGDTGTNMYLTVASARDALGATEPTATDRSAGLEAFARGALLGARGNSGVILSEMLGAVARRLRDADDSERNAVVMADGLRRASDASYAAVGEPVEGTMLSVLRAASEAAQRVVSDDDRARARDVFTAATAAARDALARTPEQLEVLRNAGVVDAGGRGLCVILDAAETALTGKRPVVEPAAIGAHAIPVPQATGADLSADGPAYEVMYLLEAEDDDVPDLRVRLGGLGDSVVVVGGDGTWHVHVHTDDVGAVIETGLAAGRPHRIRVTHFAEQAEADRREPVAQRRVVAVAAGPGLAAIFREAGAVVVEGRPGVRPSTGELLEAITECRAREIIVLPNDENSVRAARMAASTAELDDTDARGIRVSVIPTRAQVQGLAALAVHEPGRAFDQDVTEMTATARHVRDGAVTLAARTAMTSAGPCEEGDALGVVSGDFVIVGNELAEVTRGVLTRLLAPGGELVTLASGVDGADLADTTAAWVEAEYPHVDVVVYDGGQERYPLLMSVE, encoded by the coding sequence ATGGCCGGCATCGAACTCGACACGGTACGTCGCTTCGTCGACGTCGCCGTCGATGCACTCGCCGCGGCCCGTGAGGAGATCGACGCGCTCAACGTCTATCCCGTTCCCGACGGTGACACCGGCACCAACATGTACCTCACCGTCGCCTCGGCCCGCGATGCGCTCGGCGCCACCGAGCCGACCGCGACCGACCGGTCCGCCGGCCTCGAGGCCTTCGCCCGCGGTGCCCTGCTGGGGGCGCGCGGCAACTCCGGCGTCATCCTGAGCGAGATGCTCGGCGCGGTCGCGCGACGACTGCGCGACGCCGATGACTCCGAGCGCAACGCGGTGGTGATGGCCGACGGACTCCGCCGGGCCAGCGACGCGAGCTACGCCGCCGTGGGCGAGCCGGTCGAGGGCACGATGCTGAGCGTGCTCCGAGCCGCGTCGGAGGCCGCCCAGCGCGTGGTCAGCGACGACGACCGGGCGCGGGCACGCGACGTGTTCACCGCGGCCACCGCCGCCGCGCGCGACGCGCTGGCGCGCACGCCCGAGCAGTTGGAGGTCCTGCGCAACGCCGGCGTGGTCGACGCCGGCGGCCGGGGCCTGTGCGTGATCCTCGACGCCGCCGAGACCGCCCTGACGGGGAAGCGCCCCGTCGTGGAACCGGCCGCGATCGGCGCCCACGCCATCCCGGTGCCGCAGGCGACCGGTGCCGACCTCAGCGCGGACGGACCGGCGTACGAGGTGATGTACCTCCTCGAGGCCGAGGACGACGACGTCCCGGACCTGCGGGTCCGGCTCGGTGGGCTCGGCGACTCGGTGGTGGTCGTCGGCGGCGACGGCACCTGGCACGTGCACGTCCACACCGACGACGTGGGCGCGGTGATCGAGACCGGCCTGGCCGCGGGGCGGCCCCACCGGATCCGCGTCACCCACTTCGCCGAGCAGGCCGAGGCCGACCGGCGCGAACCCGTCGCCCAGCGCCGCGTCGTGGCCGTCGCAGCGGGTCCCGGACTCGCCGCGATCTTCCGGGAGGCCGGTGCCGTCGTCGTCGAGGGGCGTCCCGGCGTACGCCCGTCGACCGGTGAGCTGCTGGAGGCGATCACCGAGTGCCGCGCCCGCGAGATCATCGTGCTGCCCAACGACGAGAACTCCGTACGGGCGGCCCGCATGGCAGCGAGCACGGCCGAGCTGGACGACACCGATGCCCGGGGGATCCGCGTCTCGGTCATCCCGACGCGGGCCCAGGTGCAGGGCCTGGCGGCCCTGGCGGTGCACGAGCCGGGGCGCGCCTTCGACCAGGACGTCACCGAGATGACGGCGACCGCCCGCCACGTGCGCGACGGTGCCGTCACGCTCGCCGCCCGGACGGCCATGACCTCCGCCGGGCCGTGCGAGGAGGGCGACGCGCTCGGTGTGGTCTCCGGGGACTTCGTCATCGTCGGCAACGAGCTCGCCGAGGTCACGCGCGGGGTGCTGACCCGGCTGCTGGCGCCCGGCGGGGAGCTGGTGACGCTGGCGTCCGGTGTGGACGGCGCCGACCTCGCCGACACCACGGCGGCCTGGGTCGAGGCGGAGTACCCCCACGTCGACGTGGTGGTCTATGACGGCGGCCAGGAGCGCTACCCCCTCCTGATGTCGGTGGAGTGA